Part of the Leptolyngbya sp. BL0902 genome, GCGGGGGCATAATCATCGGCTGCTGAGTCAGATCGACCCAGGTGAGTTGGGGCTTAGATGCCCGAAACTGAGGCGGCATCAGGACAACGTACTCGTTTTCTAGGATCACCCAGGTATCTAAATCTTCGGCGGCAGGCAGCACCGTCAGGCCAATGTCAGCTCGCCCCTCCCGCAGGGCCCGCTCCACCTGGCGATAGTTGTCGTGCTCGCTGAGGTTAACCGCCACGCCGGGATAGCGGTGGTTGAACTGGGCAATGGCGTCGGGCAGTAGGTGAATGGCAATGCTGCGAAAGGAGGCCACCCGTACCTCTCCTCCCTTGAGCCCTTTCACCGCTTCCGCCGCTGTGACGATGGCATCGGCTTGGTGCAAGATGGTGCGGGCGTGGGAAATAACCCGCTCGCCCACCGGGGTTAGCCTTGCTCCATGGCGACCCCGGGCCACTAGCACGACCCCTAGGTGATCCTCCAAGGCCGCAATGCTGTGGCTCACCGCCGACTGGGACATCTCCAGGGCTAGCGCCGCCGAGCTAAAGGTGCTGTGATCGGCCACGGCCACCAAGACCCGGAGTTGGGAGAGCTTCATTTGGTTTTGGGGGTTGTCTTTCATGGGGCGTTGGGCGTTGGGATGGAGATGAGACACGGGGGTGGGGCCAGCTTGGAGCCTAGGAGTGGGGCCGTGATAGAGCAACGATAGCCCGCCTACGACGACTCTCCAAGCTTCCCCCACTCCCTAGGCCCCGTTCCCGATTGGCTATGTCTCCATCGCCAAGGGCTAGTGTATAGTTTTGGTGAATCTTCGGTTAAACGCGCACTATGGACGCTTTCCCTCACCTCGCTCTAACCCCTGCACCCTCGGCCCCTGGGTTAGAGGCAATTCTTCGCCCCATTGTCCTTGAGGACGCTCTACAGGTTCAGTCTTTTTTACCCACGGCAGCAGCCCTGGAGTCGGCCTCGATAGCCTCAGCTATGCCCTCCTCCCTGGTGCTGGCTCAGCAGTTCGACCAAGATGTTCTGGGCGATATGGGCCGACTGTGGAACATTTTCATTGAGTCGGGCCAGGTATGGGCCTTACTGATTGGCATTGCAGTGGGCTATTTTGTCCGTGGCCTCACGGCCTATTAGTTGGCCTCATGAGTTGGTCTACTCATCCTTGACCTTGGTCTGGTAAATCCATCGTTTTACGGCTTTTTAGCCCAGTTTTACGGCCCTTGAGCCCAAAGGAGTTCCATTGGAAACCCCCACCTCTCCCCAAACCTGGAGCCAGCGTTTTGAATCGGCCCTGCACCCGGCCATTGCTCGGTTTAATGCCAGCATCGGTTTTGACATTGCCCTGATCGAGTACGACCTCACGGGATCAGAAGCCCACGCCAAAATGCTGGTCAAGACGGGCATTCTGACCCCGGAGGAAGGGGAGGCCATCGTCAACGGCCTAGAAACCATTCGCCAGGAGTACCGCGAGGGTCTTTTTCAACCGGGCATTGAGGCGGAGGACGTCCATTTTGCCGTGGAGCGGCGGCTGACGGAACTGATCGGCGACGGGGGCAAAAAGCTCCACACGGCCCGATCTCGTAACGACCAGGTGGGCACCGATGTGCGACTTTACCTGCGGGCCGAAATTGAGGCGATCCAGGGCCAACTACGCCAGTTTCAGCAAACCCTCCTCTCCCTGGCCGAGGCCCATGTAGAGACCCTAATTCCGGGCTACACCCACCTGCAACGGGCGCAGCCCCTCAGCTTGGCCCATCACCTGTTGGCCTACTTCGACATGGCCCAGCGGGATTGGGAACGGCTTCAGGATATTCAAAAGCGGGTGAACATTTCGCCCCTAGGCTGCGGTGCCCTGGCGGGGACAACGTTTCCCATTGATCGGCAGTATTCGGCGGAACTGCTGGGGTTCGAGCGGGTCTACGGCAACAGCTTAGATGGCGTCAGCGACCGGGACTTTGCCATCGAGTTTGCCTGTGCCGCTAGCCTGATTATGGTGCACCTGTCGCGGCTCTCGGAGGAAATGATCCTCTGGGCCTCCGAGGAGTTCAGTTTCGTTAGCCTCAACGATAGCTGCTCCACCGGATCCAGCATCATGCCCCAAAAGAAAAACCCCGACGTGCCGGAGTTGGTGCGGGGTAAAACAGGGCGCGTCTTCGGCCATCTGCAAGGGCTACTGGTGATGATGAAGGGCTTGCCCCTGGCCTACAACAAGGATTTGCAAGAGGATAAAGAGGCTATTTTTGACTCGGTGCAAACGGTGCGGGGCTGCCTGGAAGCCATGACTATTCTGCTCGCCGAGGGCGTTACCTTCCGGGTGCCTCGGCTGCGGCAGGCGGTGAACGAAGACTTCTCCAACGCCACGGACGTAGCGGATTATCTCGCGGCCAAGGGCGTCCCCTTCCGGGAAGCCTACAACCTAGTGGGCCAAGTGGTGAAGACCTCCCTGGCAGCGAACAAACTGCTGCGCGACCTGACGATGGATGAGTGGACGTCCCTCCACCCCGCCTTTGAGGAAGACATCTACGAAGCGATCACCCCCCAGCGGGTGGTGTCGGCCCGCAACAGCTACGGCGGCACCGGGTTTGATCAAGTGCGCCAAGCCATCCAACGCGCCCAGCAAATTTTGGGGGATGCCTAGATGACCCTGAGCCTATGCATGATCGTCAAGGACGAAGCGGCGACCCTGGGCCAAGCCCTGGCCAGCGTCAAGGACGTGGTCAGCGAAATCATCGTCGTAGACACGGGTTCCGCCGATGACACCGTCGCCATCGCCCAAGCCCACGGGGCTCAAGTGCACACCTTCCCCTGGGTGAACGACTTCGCCGCCGCCCGCAATGTCTCCCTGGCCCACGCCACCGGAGATTGGGTGCTGGTGATTGATGCGGACGAAGTCCTGCAACCCGAAGTTGCCACCCTGCTGAAAGCCTTGGATCAGGGCCAACCCCTGGGAAACATCCCAGCGGAAAACGTCCTAGCCGTGAATTTGCTGCGGCTAGAACTGGGGGCACCCCAAGCCCCCTACACCCTGATTACTCGCCTGTTTCGGCGCTTGCCAGACATCACCTTCCACCGCCCCTACCACGAAACCGTAGACGACAGCATCACTGCCCTCCAAGCCCAGAATCCCGATTGGCAAGTGGTCACGCTAAGTACGGTGGCCCTGCACCACACGGGCTACGATCCGGCGGTGGTGGTGCAGCGGGGCAAATTTGACCTCGCCCAGCAGGTGATGGAAGCCTACCTGGCCGACCACCCCCAGGACGGCTATCTGCTGAACAAACTCGCGGCCCTGTACCTAGAATCGGGCAAACCTGAGCAGGCCACTGACCTCCTGAACCGCGCCTTGGCCAGTCTAGACACCCTAGACACCCTCACCCGCTACGAAGTGCTGTATCACCGCGCCCTCGCCCAGGAGGACAGCCACCCCGGCCAGCCTGACCTCGCCGCCGCCGACTACGAAGCGGCCCTCGCCCAAGACGTCCCCGCTATTCTGAAGCTGGGTGCTTGGATCAACTACGGCAGTCTGAAAAAGGCCCAGGGCGATCTCCTGGCCGCCGTTAATTTATTTGAGCAAGCCATCGCTGCTGCCCCCACCCTGGCCATCGCCCACTACAACCTGGGGACAGCTCAGCGAGCGAGGGGCTACCTAGATGAAGCCATCGCCGCCTACCGCCAGGCCATTGCCCTCCAGCCCAACTACGCCGAGGCTCACCAAAACCTAGGGGTGGCGCTGTTTAAGCTGGGGCAATTACCGGAAGCCCTGAACGCCTTTAATCGGGCGATCCATATCTACGGCACCTACGCCCCAGAAACTGCCCAGGGCTTGAGGCAGGGAGTGCAACAACTGGGCATTCCCCTGGATTTATTGGCGGGGGCACAACTGATCTAGGGGCGTTCCCCTG contains:
- a CDS encoding LysR family transcriptional regulator codes for the protein MKDNPQNQMKLSQLRVLVAVADHSTFSSAALALEMSQSAVSHSIAALEDHLGVVLVARGRHGARLTPVGERVISHARTILHQADAIVTAAEAVKGLKGGEVRVASFRSIAIHLLPDAIAQFNHRYPGVAVNLSEHDNYRQVERALREGRADIGLTVLPAAEDLDTWVILENEYVVLMPPQFRASKPQLTWVDLTQQPMIMPPLDRVMMRDVYDHIQAHGHHLNVVSEVETDTTIVNLVAQGIGATILPRLAAEPIPSAVQVFSLPDPLSRVIGAAVLADGLHTPAIYGFLDILKALAKPIS
- the argH gene encoding argininosuccinate lyase encodes the protein METPTSPQTWSQRFESALHPAIARFNASIGFDIALIEYDLTGSEAHAKMLVKTGILTPEEGEAIVNGLETIRQEYREGLFQPGIEAEDVHFAVERRLTELIGDGGKKLHTARSRNDQVGTDVRLYLRAEIEAIQGQLRQFQQTLLSLAEAHVETLIPGYTHLQRAQPLSLAHHLLAYFDMAQRDWERLQDIQKRVNISPLGCGALAGTTFPIDRQYSAELLGFERVYGNSLDGVSDRDFAIEFACAASLIMVHLSRLSEEMILWASEEFSFVSLNDSCSTGSSIMPQKKNPDVPELVRGKTGRVFGHLQGLLVMMKGLPLAYNKDLQEDKEAIFDSVQTVRGCLEAMTILLAEGVTFRVPRLRQAVNEDFSNATDVADYLAAKGVPFREAYNLVGQVVKTSLAANKLLRDLTMDEWTSLHPAFEEDIYEAITPQRVVSARNSYGGTGFDQVRQAIQRAQQILGDA
- a CDS encoding tetratricopeptide repeat protein; this translates as MTLSLCMIVKDEAATLGQALASVKDVVSEIIVVDTGSADDTVAIAQAHGAQVHTFPWVNDFAAARNVSLAHATGDWVLVIDADEVLQPEVATLLKALDQGQPLGNIPAENVLAVNLLRLELGAPQAPYTLITRLFRRLPDITFHRPYHETVDDSITALQAQNPDWQVVTLSTVALHHTGYDPAVVVQRGKFDLAQQVMEAYLADHPQDGYLLNKLAALYLESGKPEQATDLLNRALASLDTLDTLTRYEVLYHRALAQEDSHPGQPDLAAADYEAALAQDVPAILKLGAWINYGSLKKAQGDLLAAVNLFEQAIAAAPTLAIAHYNLGTAQRARGYLDEAIAAYRQAIALQPNYAEAHQNLGVALFKLGQLPEALNAFNRAIHIYGTYAPETAQGLRQGVQQLGIPLDLLAGAQLI